From one Streptomyces sp. CA-210063 genomic stretch:
- a CDS encoding ABC transporter substrate-binding protein: MRSTTAPRGQIRRLFTGAVALLAAASLVTACGSGEDGSGGGGGGGAADATGVDDGSTLTMWTRAATRPQSEALVKAYNAGHKNKIELTVIPTDDYQAKVGAAAGSRDLPDLFASDVVFVPNYTSSRLFADLTERVDALPFADELAQSHIEAGTYEDKKYVVPHTLDLSVLFYNKELYRKAKLDPAKPPTTLAEWDRQARAVDALGGDVDGTFFGGNCGGCGVFTWWPSIWAGGEDVLNEEGTEANLDSDTAKKVYDTYRGWVKDDIVAPGARDETGATWTGVFPKGTVGVMPMPSTTLGLMPEDLDLGVAPIPGPDGGKSTFVGGDAVGISATSKKADQAWNFLAWSLGDEAQVDVVAAHKDVVARTDLASNKYSDADPRLVTINQLVADGRTPYALKFGQTFNDPNGPWLSLMRDAVFGDGSSVEKDNKAVTASLAD; this comes from the coding sequence ATGCGCAGCACGACCGCACCACGTGGACAGATACGCCGACTCTTCACCGGTGCCGTCGCGTTGCTCGCCGCCGCGAGCCTCGTCACGGCATGCGGCTCGGGTGAGGACGGCTCGGGCGGCGGGGGAGGGGGCGGAGCGGCGGACGCGACGGGTGTCGACGACGGCAGCACGTTGACGATGTGGACACGTGCCGCCACCAGACCGCAGAGCGAGGCCCTCGTCAAGGCGTACAACGCCGGCCACAAGAACAAGATCGAACTCACCGTCATCCCCACCGACGACTACCAGGCCAAGGTCGGCGCCGCCGCGGGCTCCCGCGACCTCCCCGACCTGTTCGCCTCCGACGTGGTGTTCGTCCCCAACTACACATCCAGCCGGCTCTTCGCCGACCTCACCGAACGCGTCGACGCCCTCCCCTTCGCCGACGAACTGGCCCAGTCGCACATCGAGGCCGGTACGTACGAGGACAAGAAGTACGTCGTCCCGCACACCCTGGACCTGTCGGTGCTCTTCTACAACAAGGAGCTGTACCGGAAGGCGAAGCTCGACCCCGCGAAGCCGCCCACCACCCTGGCCGAGTGGGACCGGCAGGCACGGGCCGTGGACGCGCTGGGCGGAGACGTCGACGGCACCTTCTTCGGCGGCAACTGCGGCGGCTGCGGCGTCTTCACCTGGTGGCCGTCCATCTGGGCCGGGGGCGAGGACGTGCTGAACGAGGAGGGCACCGAGGCGAACCTCGACTCCGACACCGCGAAGAAGGTCTACGACACCTACCGCGGGTGGGTGAAGGACGACATCGTCGCCCCCGGCGCGCGCGACGAGACCGGCGCGACCTGGACCGGTGTCTTCCCGAAGGGCACGGTGGGCGTGATGCCCATGCCGTCCACCACCCTGGGCCTGATGCCCGAGGACCTCGACCTCGGTGTCGCGCCCATCCCAGGACCCGACGGCGGCAAGTCCACCTTCGTCGGCGGTGACGCCGTCGGCATCTCCGCCACCAGCAAGAAGGCCGACCAGGCCTGGAACTTCCTCGCCTGGTCCCTGGGCGACGAGGCCCAGGTCGACGTGGTCGCCGCGCACAAGGACGTGGTGGCGCGCACCGACCTCGCGTCCAACAAGTACTCCGACGCGGACCCCCGCCTGGTCACCATCAACCAGTTGGTGGCGGACGGCCGCACCCCGTACGCGCTGAAGTTCGGGCAGACCTTCAACGACCCCAACGGGCCCTGGCTCAGCCTGATGCGCGACGCCGTCTTCGGCGACGGGTCGTCCGTGGAGAAGGACAACAAGGCGGTCACCGCCTCGCTGGCCGACTGA
- a CDS encoding carbohydrate ABC transporter permease produces MQLKAPDRAAAEHRAPPRRQAGRPRPSVARWWRSRKVQGLGYAAPTALFVAVFFVLPLLLVGQMSLSDWPLLAGDQGGNAPENYSDITDSPLFWPAVRFTLLYTAIVTVLLLGLALLLALLVQESRPGAGFFRTVYFLPGALGLASASLLFWGLYSPTTGPLSSTLEKLGLVDDPLSFLGTPTSALLSTVFLVVWKFAGFYMLILLVGLQRIPQEVYEAARMDGASRAQIFRSITLPLLRPSLALSLLLCVTGSLLAFDQFFVLTKGGPDNSTVTVVQLIYREAFQRMDLGTAAALSIVVLAALLLLNAAQFRGLRRADAS; encoded by the coding sequence ATGCAGCTGAAGGCGCCCGACCGAGCGGCCGCCGAGCACCGGGCCCCACCGCGACGCCAGGCAGGCCGCCCCCGTCCGTCCGTGGCCCGGTGGTGGCGGTCCCGCAAGGTCCAGGGGCTCGGCTACGCCGCACCCACGGCCCTGTTCGTCGCGGTGTTCTTCGTGCTGCCCCTGCTGCTCGTCGGGCAGATGTCGCTCAGCGACTGGCCGCTGCTCGCGGGCGACCAGGGGGGCAACGCCCCCGAGAACTACAGCGACATCACCGACAGCCCCTTGTTCTGGCCCGCCGTCCGCTTCACCCTCCTCTACACCGCGATCGTCACGGTCCTCCTGCTCGGCCTGGCGCTTCTGCTGGCCCTGCTGGTGCAGGAGTCCCGCCCCGGCGCCGGCTTCTTCCGCACGGTCTACTTCCTGCCCGGCGCTCTGGGACTGGCCTCCGCGTCCCTGCTGTTCTGGGGCCTGTACAGCCCCACCACCGGCCCGCTCAGCAGCACCCTGGAGAAGCTCGGCCTCGTCGACGACCCGCTCTCCTTCCTCGGCACGCCGACCTCCGCCCTGCTGTCGACGGTGTTCCTCGTCGTCTGGAAGTTCGCCGGCTTCTACATGCTGATCCTGCTCGTGGGCCTCCAGCGCATCCCCCAGGAGGTCTACGAGGCGGCACGGATGGACGGCGCGAGCCGGGCCCAGATCTTCCGCAGCATCACCCTGCCCCTGCTGCGGCCCTCGCTCGCCCTGTCGCTGCTGCTGTGCGTGACCGGGTCGCTGCTCGCGTTCGACCAGTTCTTCGTCCTCACCAAGGGCGGACCGGACAACAGCACCGTCACCGTCGTGCAGTTGATCTACCGCGAGGCGTTCCAGCGGATGGACCTCGGCACCGCGGCGGCCCTGTCGATCGTCGTGCTCGCCGCGCTGCTGCTGCTCAACGCCGCGCAGTTCCGCGGTCTGCGCCGCGCCGACGCGTCATGA
- a CDS encoding carbohydrate ABC transporter permease: MPTRALGRTPYYVVAGGLAVIFLFPLLWNAWASVSAQPGTAQESGYGFGNYRTLLDYDAGLWRYLLNSTVVSALTVALTLGVSLLGGYAFARFDFPGKNLLFLLTLAILMVPYATLLIPLYVLLGRLHLQNSLIGLSLVLAMFQLPFATFMMRISFEAVPRELEESALVDGCGTAGALRRVLLPAVRPGLITVGLFAFLAAWNDFIAPLILISDSEKAPLPLAVANLRQQSMGAVDYGATEAGVVVLAVPCLLLFLLLQRHYVRGFMSGALKG, translated from the coding sequence GTGCCCACCCGCGCCCTCGGCCGGACGCCGTACTACGTCGTCGCCGGAGGTCTGGCCGTCATCTTCCTCTTCCCCCTGCTGTGGAACGCCTGGGCGTCGGTCAGCGCACAGCCGGGCACCGCGCAGGAGTCCGGCTACGGCTTCGGCAACTACCGCACGCTGCTCGACTACGACGCCGGCCTGTGGCGGTACCTCCTCAACAGCACCGTCGTCTCCGCGCTGACCGTCGCCCTGACCCTCGGGGTGTCACTGCTCGGGGGATACGCCTTCGCCCGCTTCGACTTCCCCGGCAAGAACCTGTTGTTCCTGCTCACGCTGGCGATCCTCATGGTCCCGTACGCCACCCTGCTCATCCCGCTCTACGTGCTGCTCGGCAGGCTCCACCTGCAGAACTCACTGATCGGGCTCAGCCTGGTGCTCGCCATGTTCCAACTGCCGTTCGCCACCTTCATGATGCGGATCTCCTTCGAGGCGGTACCGCGCGAACTGGAGGAGTCGGCGCTCGTCGACGGCTGCGGCACCGCGGGCGCGCTGCGCCGCGTCCTCCTCCCGGCGGTGCGGCCGGGGCTGATCACCGTGGGGCTGTTCGCCTTCCTCGCGGCCTGGAACGACTTCATCGCACCCCTGATCCTCATCTCCGACAGTGAGAAGGCGCCCCTGCCGCTGGCCGTCGCCAACCTGCGCCAGCAGAGCATGGGCGCCGTCGACTACGGCGCCACCGAGGCGGGCGTGGTGGTCCTCGCCGTCCCCTGCCTCCTGCTCTTCCTGCTGCTGCAACGGCACTACGTACGCGGCTTCATGTCCGGCGCGCTCAAGGGCTGA
- a CDS encoding glycoside hydrolase family 127 protein — translation MRENTERSSVLPVAPSRGRLRPLGLDEVQITGGFWDRRRQVNAIATLDHCRDWMERAGWIGNFSAAVEGRIHRDRRGREFADSDVYKLLEAMAWAAGSGAGTGLDAQIAALTETIAPAQEPDGYLSTAFGRPGQQPRYSDLPWGHELYCYGHLIQAGVAQTRARGESELAKIARRAADHVCATFGPGGIEGVCGHPEIETALVELARTTGEQRYLDQAALFVDRRGHGALADIEFGRAYFQDDVPVREATVLRGHAVRALYLAAGAVDVAVETGDEDLLAAVVRQWETTVARRTYLTGGMGSHHRDESFGDDFVLPPDRAYAETCAGVASVMLSWRLLLATGDPRYADLAERTLFNVVATSPSEDGRAFFYANTLHRRRRGTVSPADAESPRAESSLRAPWFAVSCCPTNVARTLAQLPAYLATADDHGIQLHQYADAEIATSLAGGRDVALRVRTDYPSGGCVTVRIGRSPAHPWTLSLRVPAWTRGTTAWLADPDGVRRAVAPGTAEVTRVFRPGDEIRLDLPMAPRWIGADPRVDAVRGTVAVQRGPLVYCAESVDLPGGREVDAVRVDPSAEPEDGPDDTVVAPGELAVPGQPDGAAWPYRPLAEASASAAEGTAGIVLVPYHSWANRGPSTMRVWLPTTEPRATPPGRQS, via the coding sequence GTGAGGGAGAACACGGAGCGGTCATCCGTCCTGCCGGTGGCGCCGAGCCGGGGACGGCTGCGGCCGCTCGGACTCGACGAGGTCCAGATCACCGGGGGCTTCTGGGACCGGCGCCGGCAGGTCAACGCGATCGCCACACTCGACCACTGCCGTGACTGGATGGAACGCGCCGGCTGGATCGGCAACTTCTCCGCCGCCGTCGAGGGCCGCATCCACCGGGACCGGCGCGGCCGCGAGTTCGCCGACTCCGACGTCTACAAGCTGCTCGAAGCGATGGCGTGGGCGGCCGGTTCCGGCGCCGGCACCGGGCTCGACGCGCAGATCGCCGCACTCACCGAGACCATCGCCCCCGCCCAGGAACCCGACGGCTACCTCAGCACGGCTTTCGGCCGCCCCGGGCAGCAGCCCCGCTACAGCGACCTCCCATGGGGCCACGAGCTGTACTGCTACGGGCACCTGATCCAGGCGGGCGTGGCCCAGACGCGGGCCCGCGGCGAGAGCGAGCTGGCGAAGATCGCCCGACGTGCCGCCGACCACGTCTGCGCCACCTTCGGCCCCGGCGGCATCGAGGGCGTCTGCGGGCACCCGGAGATCGAGACGGCCCTGGTCGAACTGGCCCGGACGACGGGGGAGCAGCGCTACCTCGACCAGGCCGCGCTCTTCGTCGACCGCCGCGGCCATGGCGCGCTCGCCGACATCGAGTTCGGCCGCGCCTACTTCCAGGACGACGTACCCGTCCGCGAGGCCACCGTCCTGCGCGGGCACGCCGTCCGCGCCCTCTACCTCGCGGCCGGAGCCGTCGACGTGGCCGTCGAGACCGGCGACGAGGACCTGCTCGCCGCGGTCGTACGACAGTGGGAGACGACCGTCGCCCGCCGCACCTACCTGACCGGTGGCATGGGCTCGCACCACCGCGACGAGTCCTTCGGCGACGACTTCGTGCTGCCACCCGACCGCGCCTACGCGGAGACCTGCGCCGGCGTCGCCTCCGTGATGCTCAGCTGGCGGCTCCTGCTCGCCACCGGTGACCCGCGCTACGCCGACCTCGCCGAGCGCACCCTGTTCAACGTGGTGGCGACCTCCCCGTCCGAGGACGGCCGGGCGTTCTTCTACGCCAACACCCTGCACCGGCGCCGCCGGGGCACCGTGTCCCCGGCGGACGCCGAGAGCCCGCGCGCCGAGTCGAGCCTGCGCGCTCCCTGGTTCGCGGTGTCCTGTTGCCCGACCAACGTGGCCCGGACCCTGGCCCAGCTCCCCGCGTACCTCGCCACGGCCGATGACCACGGCATCCAGCTGCACCAGTACGCCGACGCGGAGATCGCCACCTCCCTCGCCGGGGGCCGGGACGTCGCGCTGCGGGTCCGCACCGACTACCCGTCCGGCGGCTGCGTGACCGTGCGGATCGGCCGGTCCCCGGCCCACCCGTGGACGCTGTCCCTGCGCGTCCCCGCGTGGACGCGGGGCACCACCGCGTGGCTGGCCGACCCCGACGGGGTACGTCGAGCCGTGGCGCCGGGCACGGCGGAGGTCACCCGGGTCTTCCGGCCCGGCGACGAGATACGGCTCGACCTGCCCATGGCCCCGCGCTGGATCGGGGCCGACCCGCGCGTCGACGCGGTGCGCGGGACGGTGGCCGTCCAGCGGGGGCCGCTGGTGTACTGCGCCGAGTCCGTGGACCTGCCGGGAGGGCGCGAGGTCGACGCCGTACGGGTGGATCCGTCCGCCGAACCCGAGGACGGGCCGGACGACACCGTTGTCGCACCCGGTGAACTCGCCGTACCCGGTCAACCGGACGGCGCCGCCTGGCCGTACAGGCCGCTTGCCGAAGCATCCGCTTCCGCCGCCGAAGGCACGGCGGGGATCGTCCTGGTGCCCTACCACTCCTGGGCGAACCGCGGCCCCTCGACGATGCGGGTGTGGCTGCCGACCACCGAACCGCGCGCAACGCCTCCCGGGAGACAGTCATGA